In Setaria viridis chromosome 5, Setaria_viridis_v4.0, whole genome shotgun sequence, the genomic stretch gtatttgtgaatttttgtccaaacattgactaattaggctcaaaagattcgtctcgcaaagtacaacaaaactgtgcaattagtttttaatttcatctacatttagtactccatacatgtaccgcaagtttgatgtgatggggaatcttctttttgcatagtgccaaagttgggagttgggagtgaagtaaacaaggggagAGTATGACTAGCGCAGATGGGAAATGCGTGCCACGTATGCACTCTGCGCTGCCGTTTCCTCTTTCCTCTCGTGTCCCCTCCTCCGTACTTGGAGTAGGCAAAAAGGCGCCACCTTTCCCTTCGCCCGCAAACTTCTCCTGTTCTCCACCCCGCACCCGCCCCAAACTCCCACAACATTTCCTCAAGCGATTTCTTCTAGAAACCTGGATCAATCCAATCTTTCAGTCGCACATTCAACGGGATCTCTCCGCAGTTCAGTTCGAATGGAAGAGGGAACCACGGAATCCGGATCattctcccgctcctcctccttcgtAAGCGCATCGCAATAAAAAAGAGTCGATTTGATTCTCGTCCCTTTATTTGTTCTTGAAGACGACAGTTTCTTGATCTCTATGGATTCCTGCAGGGAGGGTTCGAGGAGTGGGTGGCACTGGTGAGGAAGCGCAATGGGAAGACCTCCTCATGCGGGCGTCTGGCTATCCGGTCATCCGCCAGGTACTGCTGCCGCGTCTCTGTTTTCTGTTCCTGTGATCCAGAATTGGTTGCGAAAGAACTGCTTCTGCATTATGCTTTCCATGCTCTGTCACGCAGATGTGGATCTGATAAATTTCTTTTTGTACGAATCCTGTTCTGATGTGATACAATAAAGCCGGTGATGAATTTTAATTATAACCAGTCCCTACTTTGTACAACTACTAAAATTCTTAATATAAAATCTTTCATGTGCCTGAATTTTATCAAAACTTCAGTGTTTGATTTATGAACGCTCCAATTGTTGGTTCTGGTTCGCTGAATATGTTTACGATCCTGTATTTAATCAAGCACGACCGTACCAACTTTTCTTGATCCTAAACCAATCGGCAATACCAACGTCATCTGTACTTTACTGAGAAATGCGCATTATACAAATGGTTTGTGTGCTATGGGTATGATTTGTTTCTTAAGATGAGTTTTTCTTGGTAGATCATTTTCTTATCTCGATAATTGATAGTGTTACTGTTGCTCTTACTATATTGCAGTTCAGAAGTACTGGAACTTGCAGATCCTGATAGCAATGCCATTGACCCTGGCCCTTGTGACCAAGTTCCTGAAGCTAGGCTTTGGGAGAGGCTTGGTAGGGTTTCCATGATGGATATCGAGTCAAGTAACTTCAGCTGGAGTTCTCTCACCTCACTGCATCATACTAAACATACGGCTACAAGTACTGACCCCTCTGAGGATGACAATAACAGAAGTTTTGAGGTTTGTATTTGTTTCATCCATGTTCTTTGCAAATAACTTTTGTTCTTACCATTGGAGAAACATTAGCAACAAAAAGTGCCGGCCATCTTATACGAATATTTATATTACTTAAGTTTACAAACCATGCCTCTAGTTCCTTTTAACAACTATAACATTTTGCATAGGTGACAGTAAATTCTGGGGGTGTTGTTTTTATTGCATTATTCAGAACTGCTGAAAATGTGGACCTTCCATCCAAGGAAGCAGCTGCAGTCATCAAAATAGCACCTTCAAGGATGGCCACACAGTCTGAACGCTTTGGTTATGAACTCGCTAAGTGGCTTGGAGTGAGAACTCCTCAAGTAAGAATCCACCATGTTAGCAGGCACTCAAGCTAACTAAGCATCACATTGACAACTCTTTTGACCCATACAGGGCAGAGTCATTCATAACTCGTCACCTGAATGGCAACAAATCAAGGATGCAGTCGAAAATGCTCGACATGTGTCAATAACTGCTGGTGATgaacttgaggagatgatcTGCGCTGAGATGCTAGAAGCTCTTGAATTGAGCCGCTGCCTATTCCTGATGAAGTATGAACATGAAGTTACCAGTAATATACTCATCAAAATAGTGCATGATTAACAAGAAACAAATTTGTCTTGCTGTTTTGCAGTTATGTACATGGCTCCCCTCTGCTTGAGAATACAGTACCATTCGAGTCACGGGAAGCTGCTGAGAAAACTGCTGCAGCATTAGGTAGGGTCTTAGTACTGGACCTAGTATTGAGAAATGAGGATAGATTGCGATGCCGTCCCCTTGGTTGGCGTGGAAATTATGCAAATCTACTTGTCGCCAACAAGGAAGCTTATGCAAACCTTGACTCACTAGATGATGTTTATGATTCTGCTATCATCCGATACAAGCCAGAGATCATCAGAAGCCCTCAGAATCAGAAGCAGAGAAGAACTGTTTCCATTAGTGGCAGTATTGGCTCAGATGTCTCAGACCTCATATTGGAGGACTCTTATGCTCCTTGTGAACCTGAGTTTTCCAGCTTTAATATTGTAGCCATTGATTCAGGTGTACCACGCAGGCCACCTGCCGGTAAACGGGCAAAAGATCACGAGAGCTACCCGAAACTAGTGGAATTAACACTCAACAACTTTGACTATTCTTCCAAACTTTTGTTTGAGGTGTCCTTTGGAAAACTTGGTATCCCAGGACCTGAAGAATTTGGCATATCATCTGATTATATTTATAATTGTACTCTCTCTGAGAGTGATATGGTAGCAACAGTGCACTCATTCCGAGGAGGTTTTCGTAGTGCTCTGAGGGACCTTCAGCGATTCCACATTTTTCTCATCACACTCTATCAGAAGCTGGATAATCTATTGAAAATTTTCTTCAATCTTATGTATAAATGCTCCAATGAATATGACAAGGAGGATGCTGGTGCCTCTGATTCACCATTGTGTTCAGTTGAGGCACAAGCAGATTCAAATGATACTGAGGTTCCAAGGAATCCGCGTAAGCCTTCACGTACCTTGTCCCGTGACGGTCTAGACCTATCATCTCCTTCCTGTCGTGAGAGCTTTATCACCAAACATTTCAAAGGAAATGGTGATGCATCTCGTGGTCTTCGATTGACAGTGAAGCTGCGGGATTTTAACAAGTATGCCAAGGTTATGACCTTTGAAGTGTGGATGGATAATTTGTCTATGCTATAAAATGTATGACATGGGTACCTAGATGACATTTAGCTTTTTTCACTCTTAGGTTATTCCACTAAATTTTCCCGAACATAGCACCAAAAGGAAATTAGTTGCATGAGATCAAATAGATAAATAAATGGCTTCATGATTTCAGCATGCTACTTACTCGACGGGAAGGAACACACCGCATCCCCACTTTTAATTAAGAAGATGCAGGGCTCGAACCCGGGTCTTCGGACTGAGAGCAAGCTCCCATGACCAGTCTCCCGCGAGAGCACCTGCAGCATGCATGCTACTTACATGCTAACCAAAACTCTGTTTTAGTTGTATACCTATCAGAAAATCATTTAATTAATATGACTGCTATATGGTGTTCTCTTTTTAAATCACTCAAGTTTATTTATCACACAATTCTCTTAATTGTGGAAAAACTACATTTTACAGGTAGATAGCGAACTAAGCAAAGAGATAGAACAATGGAATGACATGCTGAGGACTGAAGTAGTAAAGTTATGTCAAGACAACAGTTTTAATACTGGCTTTTTTGAAGGCACCGATAATAGCACTGCTGTTGATGCTTATGAGTTGAAGGTGATCCAAACGTACACTGTGTACTAAACTAATAACATGTTGTATATTACATTAATTGAGCCTATCAAGCAATCCTGTTGTCAGGTTCGACTTGAGCACATTCTTGAGAGGATTTCTTTAATTTCTGATGCTGCAAGCACTGAGCGTCCATCACAGGTCACGGATTCCCTGTATATTGGTGGTGCTTTAGCTGCTCGGTCAACACACACACTTAAGCACCTTGGCATCACCCATATATTGTGCTTATGTGCAAATGAAATTGGACAGTCGGAATCTCAGAAGCCAGGCCTTTTTGACTATAGGAATTTCTCCGTAAGTACCTCTGAGTAACTATACCTAATAGCTCCATCGATGCAAAATTATTTGCTAAAGGCAGAAGACCCAGTGTAGACATCTTTTGGTGCTTACTTGTTTCTTTATGTAGATAAAAGATGATGACAATGCAGACATCGGTGATGTCTTTCAAGATGCTTCTGATTTCATCGATTATGTGGATCACCTAAGCGGCAAAGTACTTGTGCATTGCTTTGAGGGAAAAAGTCGCAGTGCAACTGTTGTTCTTGCTTACCTGATGCTGAGGAAGTAAGACTGCACAGTAGTTACTATGTAATGCTTTTCTGTTGAATCTATAACTCACAATGACTGAAACAATGTATAACTAGAGTCACATTTTCATATATAACCTTAAGATCATTTAATCCAGATATCACATCTGCTagggcaaaaatggaggggggcTAGATCATATCAGTTACGCATGGAAATTACCATCTTTCCTTTCTCTAGTGTGCTGGACTCACTCAGTTACTCATGCTCTCAtaattttccttcttttaagaAATTCCACTCTTCTGGAAGCATGGAACATGCTGAAGAAGGTGCACCGACGTGCACACCCCAATGATGGGTTTGCCAAGGTCTTGTTGGATCTTGACAAGAAGCTGCATGGGAAAGTCTCCATGGAATGGCAGCATAAGAGGCCTGCAATGAAGGTGTGTCCCATCTGTGGCAAGAATGCTGGTCTCAGCAGCAGCTCATTGAAGCTCCACCTGCAGAAGGCACACAAGAAGATATCCTCTGGGAGTGTGGACAGTGCAATGACTTTGGAGATACAGAAAGCATTAGAGGCGATCAAGGCTGGTCGAGGCGGCGGTGACAGCCCAACGCAGAAATCACAATCACACATAGAAAGATTTTGATGCTTTGTCTGAAGTTCCTCATGAATGAGGCATTACCGCATCCAGTGAGGTTTGCGATGAGTGGCCATTTTCAGAAGAAATTGTTCTGCGCCTAAATTTTTGGCATGTGTAAGTAGCACTTCTTCTCGAATATCTGACTTTTTTATATGGTTCATGTGCTTGGATTAGG encodes the following:
- the LOC117857141 gene encoding dual specificity protein phosphatase PHS1 isoform X1; the protein is MEEGTTESGSFSRSSSFGGFEEWVALVRKRNGKTSSCGRLAIRSSASSEVLELADPDSNAIDPGPCDQVPEARLWERLGRVSMMDIESSNFSWSSLTSLHHTKHTATSTDPSEDDNNRSFEVTVNSGGVVFIALFRTAENVDLPSKEAAAVIKIAPSRMATQSERFGYELAKWLGVRTPQGRVIHNSSPEWQQIKDAVENARHVSITAGDELEEMICAEMLEALELSRCLFLMNYVHGSPLLENTVPFESREAAEKTAAALGRVLVLDLVLRNEDRLRCRPLGWRGNYANLLVANKEAYANLDSLDDVYDSAIIRYKPEIIRSPQNQKQRRTVSISGSIGSDVSDLILEDSYAPCEPEFSSFNIVAIDSGVPRRPPAGKRAKDHESYPKLVELTLNNFDYSSKLLFEVSFGKLGIPGPEEFGISSDYIYNCTLSESDMVATVHSFRGGFRSALRDLQRFHIFLITLYQKLDNLLKIFFNLMYKCSNEYDKEDAGASDSPLCSVEAQADSNDTEVPRNPRKPSRTLSRDGLDLSSPSCRESFITKHFKGNGDASRGLRLTVKLRDFNKYAKVDSELSKEIEQWNDMLRTEVVKLCQDNSFNTGFFEGTDNSTAVDAYELKVRLEHILERISLISDAASTERPSQVTDSLYIGGALAARSTHTLKHLGITHILCLCANEIGQSESQKPGLFDYRNFSIKDDDNADIGDVFQDASDFIDYVDHLSGKVLVHCFEGKSRSATVVLAYLMLRKNSTLLEAWNMLKKVHRRAHPNDGFAKVLLDLDKKLHGKVSMEWQHKRPAMKVCPICGKNAGLSSSSLKLHLQKAHKKISSGSVDSAMTLEIQKALEAIKAGRGGGDSPTQKSQSHIERF
- the LOC117857141 gene encoding dual specificity protein phosphatase PHS1 isoform X2 — its product is MTITEVLRTAENVDLPSKEAAAVIKIAPSRMATQSERFGYELAKWLGVRTPQGRVIHNSSPEWQQIKDAVENARHVSITAGDELEEMICAEMLEALELSRCLFLMNYVHGSPLLENTVPFESREAAEKTAAALGRVLVLDLVLRNEDRLRCRPLGWRGNYANLLVANKEAYANLDSLDDVYDSAIIRYKPEIIRSPQNQKQRRTVSISGSIGSDVSDLILEDSYAPCEPEFSSFNIVAIDSGVPRRPPAGKRAKDHESYPKLVELTLNNFDYSSKLLFEVSFGKLGIPGPEEFGISSDYIYNCTLSESDMVATVHSFRGGFRSALRDLQRFHIFLITLYQKLDNLLKIFFNLMYKCSNEYDKEDAGASDSPLCSVEAQADSNDTEVPRNPRKPSRTLSRDGLDLSSPSCRESFITKHFKGNGDASRGLRLTVKLRDFNKYAKVDSELSKEIEQWNDMLRTEVVKLCQDNSFNTGFFEGTDNSTAVDAYELKVRLEHILERISLISDAASTERPSQVTDSLYIGGALAARSTHTLKHLGITHILCLCANEIGQSESQKPGLFDYRNFSIKDDDNADIGDVFQDASDFIDYVDHLSGKVLVHCFEGKSRSATVVLAYLMLRKNSTLLEAWNMLKKVHRRAHPNDGFAKVLLDLDKKLHGKVSMEWQHKRPAMKVCPICGKNAGLSSSSLKLHLQKAHKKISSGSVDSAMTLEIQKALEAIKAGRGGGDSPTQKSQSHIERF